Proteins encoded within one genomic window of Bradyrhizobium sp. 186:
- a CDS encoding dihydrodipicolinate synthase family protein has product MTKAIRGFWVASATPLAPDGSVDSAKLAGHARQLFSKGVDGVVLFGTTGEGTSFNVDERVATIEAVLKAGVAAERIGIGGGFPAISDSIALTRAVLGLGLRHVLFLPPYFDRNVTPEGIEDAFAAIIDGVADERLRASLYHIPQVSGVAIPTAIAANLRKRYGKLVAGLKDSSGDFKQFQAFRAAAPELAITVGNEADIARAIAAGGAGTICGMANIAPELVKAMIDGKDVEARMQAAIDIVVKTPCFLATLKAILAVQTGDAGWLRVRPPLRALSDGAALKRKLDELTTPAIA; this is encoded by the coding sequence ATGACGAAGGCAATTCGCGGGTTCTGGGTGGCGTCGGCAACGCCGCTTGCGCCGGATGGCAGCGTGGATTCCGCCAAGCTCGCCGGCCACGCCAGGCAGCTCTTCAGCAAAGGCGTCGACGGCGTCGTGCTGTTCGGCACCACCGGCGAGGGCACCTCGTTCAACGTCGACGAACGCGTCGCGACCATTGAAGCCGTGCTCAAGGCCGGCGTCGCGGCGGAGCGCATCGGGATCGGCGGCGGATTTCCCGCTATCAGCGACAGCATCGCGCTGACGCGCGCCGTGCTCGGCCTCGGCCTGCGCCACGTGCTGTTCTTGCCGCCGTACTTCGATCGCAACGTCACGCCTGAAGGCATCGAGGATGCCTTTGCCGCGATCATCGATGGGGTCGCCGACGAACGCCTGCGCGCCTCGCTCTATCATATCCCGCAGGTCTCCGGCGTTGCGATCCCGACCGCCATCGCCGCGAATCTGCGCAAGCGTTACGGCAAGCTGGTCGCCGGCCTGAAGGACTCCAGCGGCGACTTCAAGCAGTTCCAGGCGTTTCGCGCCGCTGCGCCCGAACTCGCCATCACCGTCGGCAACGAAGCCGACATCGCTCGCGCGATTGCCGCCGGCGGCGCCGGCACCATCTGCGGCATGGCCAATATCGCGCCGGAGCTGGTCAAGGCGATGATCGACGGCAAGGATGTCGAAGCGCGGATGCAAGCCGCGATCGACATTGTGGTGAAGACACCATGCTTTCTCGCGACACTGAAGGCCATTCTCGCCGTGCAGACGGGCGATGCAGGCTGGTTGCGTGTGCGTCCGCCGCTGCGTGCCCTGTCTGACGGCGCCGCGCTCAAGCGCAAGCTCGACGAGTTGACGACGCCCGCCATCGCGTGA
- a CDS encoding FAD-binding oxidoreductase — MDMVTAIERSEQLLGALCERLGAAAVLTGKDVPTRNCNDWSASLPQTPLAVIRPLDAQGVSDAIATCREARLPFVPQGGLTGLCRGASPEPGWVAISLERMTGIEEIDRASATMTVKAGTPLETIQKAADEAGFFFPLDLGSRGSCAIGGNLSTNAGGNRVIRYGMARELVLGLEVVLPDGTIITSLNKLMKNNAGYDLKHLFIGSEGTLGIITRVVLRLFPKPRSTMAALCAVKDYAAVIALLDAARSGLGPLLSAFEVMWPDYWDVITTRAGVKPPVGAGHGLYVLVEAQGTDESLDAPRFQNWLEELMERRLLVDAAVAQSLAQTQAFWRVRDICAEFGQVLGLHISYDIGLAVARMDEFVTRCKAALATGIKGCESVYYGHIGDGNLHLVSWVTGLSVEQQPKEEMDTIIYSLVREMGGSVSAEHGIGTLKKKWLGHARSEAEIALMRTLKAALDPDHLLNPGKVI, encoded by the coding sequence ATGGACATGGTGACCGCCATCGAACGGTCCGAACAATTGCTCGGCGCCCTGTGCGAGAGGCTCGGTGCGGCCGCCGTGCTGACCGGCAAAGATGTGCCTACACGCAATTGCAACGACTGGAGCGCGAGCCTGCCGCAAACCCCGCTTGCGGTGATCCGTCCGCTCGACGCGCAAGGTGTCTCCGATGCGATCGCGACATGCCGAGAGGCGCGGCTGCCCTTCGTGCCGCAGGGCGGGTTGACCGGGCTCTGCCGCGGCGCCTCGCCCGAGCCGGGCTGGGTCGCGATTTCGCTCGAACGGATGACCGGCATCGAGGAGATCGATCGCGCGTCGGCGACGATGACGGTGAAGGCCGGCACGCCGCTGGAAACGATCCAGAAGGCCGCGGACGAAGCCGGCTTCTTCTTTCCGCTCGATCTTGGCTCGCGCGGCTCCTGCGCCATCGGCGGCAACCTCTCCACCAACGCCGGCGGCAATCGCGTGATCCGTTACGGCATGGCGCGCGAACTGGTGCTCGGGCTCGAAGTGGTGCTGCCTGACGGCACCATCATCACCAGTCTCAACAAGCTGATGAAGAACAATGCCGGCTACGATTTGAAGCACCTCTTCATCGGCTCGGAAGGCACGCTCGGCATCATCACCCGCGTGGTGCTGCGGCTGTTTCCAAAACCGCGCTCGACCATGGCCGCGCTGTGCGCGGTGAAGGACTATGCGGCGGTGATCGCGCTGCTCGATGCGGCGCGCTCTGGACTGGGCCCGCTGCTATCGGCGTTCGAGGTGATGTGGCCGGACTATTGGGACGTCATTACGACGCGCGCCGGGGTCAAGCCGCCGGTTGGCGCCGGCCACGGCCTCTACGTGCTGGTGGAGGCGCAGGGCACCGACGAGAGCCTGGATGCGCCGCGCTTCCAGAACTGGCTTGAAGAACTGATGGAGCGCCGGCTGCTCGTGGATGCCGCGGTGGCGCAATCGCTGGCACAGACCCAGGCGTTCTGGCGGGTGCGCGACATCTGCGCCGAGTTCGGCCAGGTGCTGGGGCTGCACATCTCCTACGACATCGGCCTTGCCGTGGCGCGGATGGACGAGTTCGTCACGCGCTGCAAGGCCGCGCTCGCCACGGGCATCAAGGGATGCGAGAGCGTCTATTACGGCCATATCGGCGACGGCAATCTGCATCTGGTCTCCTGGGTCACGGGCCTGTCCGTCGAGCAACAGCCGAAGGAAGAGATGGACACGATCATCTATAGCCTCGTGCGCGAGATGGGCGGCAGCGTCTCAGCCGAGCACGGCATTGGCACTCTGAAGAAAAAGTGGCTGGGGCATGCGCGCAGCGAAGCCGAGATCGCGCTGATGCGAACGCTAAAGGCCGCGCTCGATCCCGATCATCTGCTCAATCCCGGCAAGGTAATCTGA
- a CDS encoding TonB-dependent siderophore receptor, producing MRAYVDGQRVSGHRNRAGKSRAGLLIGAAVLLTECPFDTMPAQAQSALPPVKVDAPTQRPKPARASEQPSRRAQTAARQRNRNPAPAAPTLSERAAAEAAAQQAAKLGYRAMPSATTLRSGASPLDTSQAVNVVPAQVLKDQLPRNIDDALGNVSGITQTNTLAGSQDAVIRRGFGDNRDGSIMRNGMPVVQGRSLNAAVESVEVLKGPATMLYGIMDPGGIVNTISKRPELYQYGSVTVLGSTFANNRSGADGTFDITGPIGDQGLAYRFIGYGVSEDYWRNFGRHREMLIAPSLAWYGQDTTVQLNYEHREFIYPFDRGTAFNPVTKAPLAVPATRRLDEPFNNTWGTSDLIQASVEHRLNQDWKLYAGYSYNTETFSANQLRITGINFTTGAETRSNDGTQGSFSNSSYGTSYISGGFWLGNMRNEVLFGGDGQYRTIYRDNLIRQATPPINIYNPVYGLIGPGTTVVAADSAQTDKLGQWSMFFQDTLHLTERLALVGGVRYMDYDQLAGRGKPFVTNTNVSADKVLPLGGAIFKLTDQISLYASYTQSLKPNSTIAPIGAVIGSNVAPEEGVSYETGVKFDFNQRTSGTVALYDLDKKNVQTTQTNSANVVEIHTVGRAHSRGVEVDVTGRLTDSWSMIGSYGYTDARVTASEDPTLYGKKLQNVALNTASLYLVYDFGTALPGQLRLGGGARYVGDRPGDSTNTFVLPSYVVADIFATYETKYGQFPVIYQLNVKNLFDTVYYPSAVNNLNVAIGDARRVSLSATVKF from the coding sequence GTGCGTGCCTACGTGGATGGTCAGCGCGTCAGCGGCCATCGAAATCGTGCCGGCAAGAGCCGCGCAGGTCTTCTCATCGGAGCAGCCGTCCTGCTCACCGAATGTCCCTTCGATACGATGCCTGCGCAGGCACAATCGGCGCTGCCGCCGGTGAAGGTGGACGCGCCGACGCAGCGACCCAAACCGGCACGCGCATCGGAACAGCCTTCACGCCGCGCGCAAACCGCAGCACGTCAGCGCAATCGAAATCCCGCACCCGCGGCGCCGACGCTGTCGGAACGCGCCGCAGCTGAAGCTGCCGCACAACAGGCCGCAAAGCTCGGCTATCGTGCGATGCCGAGTGCGACCACGCTACGCTCGGGCGCCTCGCCCCTCGACACCTCGCAGGCCGTCAACGTCGTGCCCGCGCAGGTCCTGAAGGATCAGCTGCCGCGCAACATCGACGATGCACTCGGCAATGTCTCCGGCATCACCCAGACCAACACGCTCGCCGGCAGCCAGGACGCGGTCATCCGCCGTGGCTTTGGCGACAACCGCGACGGCTCGATCATGCGCAACGGCATGCCGGTGGTGCAGGGTCGTAGCCTGAACGCCGCGGTCGAAAGCGTCGAAGTGCTGAAGGGCCCGGCCACGATGCTCTACGGCATCATGGATCCCGGCGGCATCGTCAACACCATCAGCAAGCGTCCGGAGCTCTACCAGTACGGCTCGGTCACCGTGCTCGGCTCGACCTTCGCGAACAACCGCAGCGGCGCTGACGGCACCTTCGACATCACCGGTCCGATCGGCGATCAGGGCCTTGCCTATCGCTTCATCGGCTACGGGGTCAGCGAGGATTATTGGCGGAACTTTGGACGCCACCGCGAGATGCTGATCGCGCCGTCACTGGCCTGGTACGGTCAGGACACCACGGTCCAGCTCAACTACGAGCATCGCGAGTTCATCTATCCGTTCGACCGCGGCACGGCCTTCAACCCGGTCACCAAGGCGCCCTTGGCGGTGCCCGCCACGCGCCGGCTCGACGAGCCCTTCAACAACACATGGGGCACGTCGGATCTGATCCAGGCCTCGGTCGAGCATCGCCTCAATCAGGACTGGAAGCTCTACGCGGGCTACAGCTACAACACCGAAACCTTCAGCGCCAACCAGCTCCGCATCACCGGCATCAATTTCACGACCGGCGCAGAGACGCGCAGCAATGACGGCACGCAGGGCTCGTTCAGCAATTCGAGCTATGGGACATCATATATCTCAGGTGGTTTCTGGCTCGGCAACATGCGCAACGAGGTGCTGTTCGGCGGCGACGGCCAGTATCGCACCATCTATCGCGACAATCTGATCCGTCAGGCAACCCCGCCCATTAATATCTATAATCCGGTCTATGGTTTGATTGGACCGGGCACCACTGTGGTTGCGGCCGACAGTGCCCAGACCGACAAGCTTGGCCAATGGTCGATGTTCTTCCAGGACACGCTGCATCTGACCGAACGGCTCGCCTTGGTCGGCGGCGTGCGCTACATGGATTACGATCAGCTGGCCGGACGCGGCAAGCCCTTCGTCACCAACACCAATGTGTCTGCGGACAAGGTCCTCCCGCTTGGAGGCGCCATTTTCAAGCTCACCGATCAGATCTCGCTCTATGCGAGCTATACGCAGTCGCTGAAGCCGAACTCGACCATCGCTCCGATCGGTGCCGTGATCGGCTCCAACGTCGCGCCGGAAGAAGGCGTGTCGTACGAGACAGGCGTCAAGTTCGATTTCAATCAGCGCACCTCCGGCACAGTGGCGCTGTACGACCTCGATAAGAAGAACGTGCAAACAACGCAGACCAACAGCGCAAACGTCGTCGAGATTCACACCGTCGGCCGCGCCCATTCGCGGGGCGTCGAGGTGGACGTCACCGGAAGACTCACTGATAGCTGGAGCATGATCGGTAGCTATGGCTACACCGACGCGCGCGTGACAGCGTCCGAGGATCCGACCTTGTATGGCAAGAAGCTTCAAAACGTCGCCTTGAACACCGCCTCGCTCTATCTGGTCTACGACTTCGGAACCGCATTGCCGGGCCAGCTCCGCCTCGGCGGCGGCGCGCGCTATGTCGGGGACCGTCCCGGCGATTCCACCAACACCTTCGTGCTGCCGTCCTATGTCGTCGCGGACATTTTCGCGACCTATGAAACGAAGTACGGACAGTTCCCGGTAATCTACCAACTCAACGTCAAGAACCTGTTCGACACCGTCTACTATCCCTCCGCCGTCAACAATTTAAACGTCGCGATCGGTGACGCGCGGCGCGTGTCGCTGTCGGCAACCGTGAAGTTCTAG
- a CDS encoding PepSY-associated TM helix domain-containing protein gives MREPGRAIKAVLLQIHSIAGLVLALLLALIALTGAIMSFEDEILDHLNAGIMQVPSRSAPALTPDELIAHLKAAQDFGQVSAVTLASDPSAAVRLRFARDEQGARASSLYVDPYDARVLGSPGGEEFFATVRRLHRWLLIPGDAKGWGRQITGIAALGLIVMLISGLVLRWPRRASRVKMWLKPNLGLSGRGLHRSLHAVIGTWVLPIYLVMALTGLWYSFDWYKDGVVWLLSRPQLAAAKMQPKGSRAAGARETVQPIGFDRAWSTFLHGEGDRFSKALLTLPAGPGTVIRIRSLGKDSTLDTTRDEFRVDAVTGQLISVERYADKTFGEKIIANVLDIHRGAILGWPGKLAFLIAAALMPLFAVTGVLLYLSRRKLRRPVQQRLGRLVPGERVRGA, from the coding sequence ATGCGTGAGCCGGGACGCGCAATCAAAGCCGTTCTGCTCCAGATCCATTCCATCGCGGGCCTGGTGCTCGCGCTGTTGCTTGCGCTGATCGCCCTGACGGGGGCGATCATGAGCTTCGAGGACGAGATCCTCGACCATTTGAATGCCGGGATCATGCAGGTCCCATCGCGCTCGGCGCCCGCGCTGACGCCGGACGAACTGATCGCACACCTGAAAGCGGCACAGGACTTTGGCCAGGTTTCCGCAGTCACGCTCGCGAGCGACCCGTCCGCGGCGGTGCGTCTCCGCTTCGCTCGCGACGAGCAGGGCGCGCGAGCGTCCTCGCTCTATGTCGATCCCTACGACGCCCGCGTGCTGGGCTCGCCGGGCGGCGAAGAGTTCTTCGCGACCGTTCGCAGGCTGCATCGCTGGCTGCTGATCCCTGGCGACGCCAAGGGTTGGGGACGCCAGATCACCGGCATCGCCGCGCTCGGCCTGATCGTCATGCTGATCTCGGGCCTCGTGCTGCGCTGGCCGCGCCGCGCAAGCAGGGTGAAGATGTGGCTGAAGCCGAACCTCGGACTCAGTGGCCGCGGACTGCATCGATCGCTGCACGCAGTCATCGGCACCTGGGTCTTGCCGATCTATCTGGTGATGGCGCTGACCGGACTCTGGTACTCGTTCGACTGGTACAAGGACGGTGTCGTCTGGCTGCTGTCGCGCCCGCAGCTGGCCGCGGCGAAGATGCAGCCGAAGGGGTCGCGCGCAGCCGGCGCCCGCGAGACGGTTCAGCCGATCGGCTTCGATCGGGCGTGGTCGACCTTCCTGCACGGGGAGGGCGACCGCTTCTCCAAGGCGCTGCTGACGCTGCCCGCCGGTCCCGGCACGGTGATACGGATCCGGTCGTTGGGGAAGGACTCCACGCTCGATACCACCCGCGACGAATTCCGCGTCGACGCGGTCACGGGGCAGTTGATTTCCGTGGAGCGCTATGCCGACAAGACGTTCGGCGAGAAGATCATCGCCAACGTGCTCGACATCCACCGCGGCGCAATTTTGGGCTGGCCTGGCAAGCTCGCGTTCTTGATTGCCGCGGCGCTGATGCCGCTGTTCGCAGTCACCGGCGTCCTGCTATATCTGTCGCGCCGCAAACTGCGGCGCCCGGTGCAGCAGCGGCTCGGGCGCTTGGTTCCTGGCGAGCGAGTACGAGGCGCC
- a CDS encoding IS701 family transposase, producing MIRMSWTRAASVEETLALWAASLREIKQRIRPLFTQERVATNAGLFLEGLLGDEQRKTGWMRAEAAGDPGPWRQQAILGRGDWDADALRDIVRDYVIEHLADDDAVLVIDETGFLKQGKASCGVARQYTGSAGKITNCQIGVFATYVSRHGHAFIDRALYLPKEWTDDPDRLEAAYVPADVGFATKPKLATRMIARAIAASVPFKWVAGDTVYGVGDIEQQLRRAGKGYVLGVSSSHVFRSWGKRQPVAGKAEDIARTRRPSDWKRLSAGAGTKGPRLHDWCYLELADLEVEQFNSANDGLWTRGLLIRRHIADGDLAFFTTWCPAGTSIETLVAVEGHRWAIEDSFETAKNEFGLDHNESRSWHGWHRHVSLVMLAFAMMAAIRHRANPPPPKKTKRRPPAKAKAHPRRH from the coding sequence ATGATTCGAATGTCGTGGACGCGGGCCGCGTCGGTTGAGGAGACGCTTGCGTTGTGGGCGGCGTCGCTTCGAGAGATCAAGCAACGGATACGTCCGTTGTTCACGCAAGAGCGTGTGGCGACGAATGCAGGCTTGTTCCTGGAAGGTCTGCTCGGAGATGAGCAGCGCAAGACCGGCTGGATGCGCGCGGAGGCGGCTGGCGATCCTGGCCCATGGCGTCAGCAGGCGATCCTGGGTCGTGGAGATTGGGACGCTGATGCCCTGCGCGACATCGTCCGGGACTATGTCATCGAGCACTTGGCGGATGACGATGCGGTGCTGGTGATCGACGAGACCGGCTTTCTCAAGCAGGGTAAGGCCTCATGCGGAGTGGCACGGCAATACACTGGTTCGGCAGGGAAGATTACGAACTGCCAGATCGGCGTCTTCGCTACCTACGTTTCGCGTCATGGTCATGCGTTCATCGATCGCGCGTTGTATCTTCCGAAGGAATGGACCGACGATCCAGATCGTCTGGAAGCCGCATACGTGCCTGCCGATGTCGGCTTTGCGACCAAACCAAAGCTTGCGACGAGAATGATCGCACGTGCGATAGCCGCGTCTGTACCATTCAAGTGGGTTGCCGGTGACACGGTCTACGGTGTTGGCGATATCGAACAGCAGCTACGGCGGGCAGGCAAAGGCTATGTGCTCGGGGTCAGCAGCTCTCATGTCTTCCGATCCTGGGGCAAGCGACAGCCGGTCGCCGGCAAGGCCGAAGACATCGCCCGGACGCGGCGCCCGTCCGACTGGAAGCGCTTGTCGGCGGGAGCCGGAACCAAAGGACCGAGGCTGCATGACTGGTGTTATCTCGAACTGGCCGATCTCGAGGTCGAGCAGTTCAACAGCGCAAATGATGGTTTATGGACGCGCGGTCTGCTGATCCGTCGCCATATCGCCGATGGCGATCTCGCCTTCTTCACCACCTGGTGCCCAGCGGGAACATCAATTGAAACGCTGGTCGCGGTCGAAGGCCATCGATGGGCGATCGAGGACAGCTTTGAAACCGCGAAAAACGAGTTCGGGCTCGATCACAACGAGAGCAGGTCCTGGCATGGCTGGCATCGCCACGTGTCCCTGGTGATGCTCGCCTTCGCCATGATGGCGGCGATCCGCCATCGCGCCAATCCGCCACCGCCCAAAAAAACCAAACGCCGCCCCCCGGCAAAAGCCAAAGCACACCCACGCCGCCACTGA